A region of the Vicia villosa cultivar HV-30 ecotype Madison, WI unplaced genomic scaffold, Vvil1.0 ctg.000400F_1_1, whole genome shotgun sequence genome:
ATAATACCTAGAAAATAACACCCATTCATACACTGACATATAAACTTTTTAACCCTACCAAAACATTATGAAAATAGAGAAAAGTGGAATTGATAAGAAACTAGTGTCCAAGAGTCTATTCCCACCATGACTATCATCATTCATTCCTCCAGATCCAGATGGCCCCATACCAGTTCCAATACCTCCTAACACTCCCGGAGATGTGTTGTATGGAGTAGTGCCCGTGCCAGTGCCAGTGCCGGTGCTAGTACCAGTGCCAGTGCCGGTACCAGTTCCAGTGCCCATACCGCTGCTGGTGCCAGTGCCGGTACTTGTCGAAGGGGTGCCGGTTCCCATGGAGGGTGTAGTGGTGCCTGTTGATGGGGTTGTTGTGCTAGTGCCTGCACCACTGAAACCAGCACAAACATAAATTAACATTAATTTTTGAAGCAACATTTTTCTATTAGCTCAACATTAGGGACAAACTAGTCTTTTTGACAATGATGTTAGCGTGTTGTTATtccaaaaagaaattcaaaaactttatcaagCATCGAATCTCAATAATTGCAGCATCTTTCATTAAGTTAAAAGTTCAGAGTCACTGCAACGGCTATAATCACCAATGAATGGCCAATAAGTCATCACTATAGGTTGAAAATTCAATCAAAAAAGTTAATCCACGTAGGATTAGATTGGACCACACATGtcaaaccaaaataaataaaattgagtaAACTGATTCAATATCACTAGATTATCTTTTTTTACTTTCACATAGCAATAGATTTTTTGTCTTGAATACTATAAACGCTAGTAGTACATGGACCACCGCTATACTTACGTCAATAAGAATTTCAAAATCATGCTTTATAGAGTAAAGAAAAAAAAGACCTTATCATCATTATGTTCAAAATATGATAAACTTGCACCGATTAATTCTTTTAATGTTTATGTACGGCAAGTCAAAAAAGTAGTAGTAATAGTAAAAGTAAATTACTTCAATGAAAAAGTTTTCAAAATGATGTTGTACTATAGTCCTCTATGCAAAACAACAATGTCATGTGAAAGCTTCAAAAAATATGCTACTACATTATACACTAATTTACAGTTAAATATTATGAAACTACGAATATGCCTATAGTAAAGTTTGTCCCCACTCATCGCTAATCTTTAGGATaaacaaaagtaaataaaagacaGCACTATTGTTGATAAGATTCTTCAAAAACAAATAACAATGTTAAAGCTTCAAACAAAGAATGGAAAAAAATGTATACCTGGCACTTGAAGGGAAGACACAGCCACTAACACCTGCAGAACAAgaagaaagataaagaacacatgAAAGGTGTTAGTTACtattattgttgttgatgaaaaacaGAAACAGAAAACTAAGGAAAAGAGAGAATGAGGGTTTTTACTTGGGTCAGATGCAACAGGAGTGGCTGTTCCTGCAAAGTCACAAGTCCCTGGTGCTTGACCTTTCTTCTGGAAGTAGCTATTCACAGCGTAGCTGCAGTGAGCTCTGACAGTGTTTGGTTGGAAACAAGGTGCGTTTTGATGGAGAGGGTTACAGTCAGCTCCAGCTCCACAAGCATAGTCCAAGGTTTTCTGCAACACTGCGTCACTTCCATCTTTGCAAACGCACCAATTAGCACCTACATTTAACAAAGTTAAGATAAGTAAATATATGAgacaaaagaaagagaaaaacatagATCTGAAACCATGTTGatgagagagagaaaatgagttgTTACTTGAAGGAATGGCGGTGAGGGAGAAGAGAAGTAGGGCAAGGGCAAAAGCAGCAGCCATGGTGTTTTTTAGGTAATCTGTAAGGAGAGGTGAGAAGGGTGATGGGTTGAGAAAGAGGAGTGTGGGTGCGTGACAGAATGACAAAAATATAACATAG
Encoded here:
- the LOC131627757 gene encoding PLASMODESMATA CALLOSE-BINDING PROTEIN 3-like — encoded protein: MAAAFALALLLFSLTAIPSSANWCVCKDGSDAVLQKTLDYACGAGADCNPLHQNAPCFQPNTVRAHCSYAVNSYFQKKGQAPGTCDFAGTATPVASDPSVSGCVFPSSASGAGTSTTTPSTGTTTPSMGTGTPSTSTGTGTSSGMGTGTGTGTGTGTSTGTGTGTGTTPYNTSPGVLGGIGTGMGPSGSGGMNDDSHGGNRLLDTSFLSIPLFSIFIMFW